A single genomic interval of Porphyromonas sp. oral taxon 275 harbors:
- a CDS encoding GH3 auxin-responsive promoter family protein: protein MDFKTQLVYQAAKLRLRKIERYTAEAEDLQRAQLRHILSRARGTELGERYDLGRATDYKDFAQRLPLVEYDAVKGDIERMIRGERDVLIPGGCRWYAKSSGTTSDRSKYIPVPYLHLQDCHYRGGSDALWIYLRNYPDSRFFSTKGLVLGGSHSPISLGSQASVGDLSAILVEHMPLLGNWLRVPSRETLLMSEWNAKMSAIVHEVAQAPVGSLSGVPSWMLVLLRQLLEYTGAADISELWPQLEVFFHGGISFSPYRSIYRELIPSPRMRYEETYNASEGFFAIQDDPSESGMLLMQDYGVFYEFIPMDELEYSAEGSVAGHVRAVPLWEVEQDRDYALVITTLGGLYRYLIGDTVRFTSTAPYRIVITGRTKHFINAFGEELMVTNTDTAIARTTERTGVQVAEYTVAPHFLLDEGKGYHDWMIEFVEPPSDLAAYARILDEELRRANSDYDAKRYDDMTLLPLQLEPAPAGLFHRWLEEQGKLGGQHKVPRLSSSRHYLEELLELKQRLSPAAPQL from the coding sequence ATGGACTTCAAGACACAACTCGTCTATCAGGCAGCCAAACTGCGCCTGCGCAAGATCGAGCGCTACACCGCCGAGGCAGAGGACCTACAGCGTGCCCAGCTGCGCCACATCCTCAGCCGAGCGCGTGGCACCGAGCTCGGCGAGCGCTATGACCTAGGTCGCGCTACCGACTACAAGGACTTTGCCCAGCGCCTCCCCCTCGTGGAGTACGACGCCGTCAAGGGCGACATCGAGCGTATGATCCGAGGCGAGCGCGACGTACTCATCCCCGGAGGCTGCCGCTGGTATGCCAAGTCAAGCGGCACGACCAGCGACCGCAGCAAGTATATCCCCGTACCCTACCTGCACCTACAGGACTGCCACTACCGCGGCGGTAGTGATGCCCTATGGATCTACCTGAGGAACTACCCCGACAGCCGCTTCTTCTCTACCAAGGGGCTCGTCCTCGGCGGCAGCCACAGCCCGATCAGCCTCGGGAGCCAAGCCTCCGTAGGCGACCTCAGCGCCATACTCGTGGAGCACATGCCCCTGCTGGGCAACTGGCTGCGCGTCCCGAGCCGCGAGACGCTGCTGATGAGCGAGTGGAATGCCAAGATGAGCGCTATCGTCCACGAGGTCGCCCAGGCGCCCGTCGGGAGCCTCTCGGGCGTCCCCTCCTGGATGCTCGTCCTGCTACGTCAGCTGCTGGAGTACACGGGCGCAGCTGACATCAGTGAGCTATGGCCCCAGCTGGAGGTCTTCTTCCACGGAGGGATCAGCTTCAGCCCCTACCGCAGTATCTACCGCGAGCTCATTCCCTCTCCACGGATGCGCTACGAGGAGACCTACAATGCCAGCGAAGGCTTCTTCGCCATACAGGACGACCCGAGCGAGAGCGGCATGCTGCTGATGCAGGACTACGGGGTATTCTACGAGTTCATCCCCATGGACGAACTGGAGTACAGCGCCGAGGGCTCTGTCGCAGGGCACGTACGCGCCGTCCCGCTCTGGGAGGTAGAGCAGGACAGAGACTACGCCCTCGTGATCACGACCCTCGGGGGGCTCTATCGCTACCTCATCGGGGATACGGTGCGCTTCACCTCGACCGCCCCCTATCGCATCGTCATCACGGGGCGTACCAAGCACTTCATCAATGCCTTCGGCGAGGAGCTGATGGTCACCAATACTGATACGGCCATAGCACGGACGACGGAGCGCACGGGGGTGCAGGTCGCCGAGTACACGGTGGCACCGCACTTCCTCCTCGATGAGGGTAAGGGCTACCACGACTGGATGATTGAGTTCGTCGAGCCCCCCAGCGACCTCGCCGCCTACGCACGTATCCTCGACGAGGAGCTGCGAAGGGCCAACTCCGACTACGATGCCAAGCGCTACGACGACATGACGCTCCTGCCCCTACAGCTCGAGCCCGCCCCCGCAGGCCTCTTCCACCGCTGGCTCGAGGAGCAGGGCAAGCTGGGCGGGCAGCACAAGGTACCCCGCCTCTCGAGCTCACGCCACTACCTCGAGGAGCTCCTCGAGCTCAAGCAAAGACTTAGCCCCGCCGCTCCCCAGCTATGA
- the cbiD gene encoding cobalt-precorrin-5B (C(1))-methyltransferase CbiD has protein sequence MILIFGGTTEGRIVCGVLDESGKEYYYSTKGAFQELEMVHGKRVSGAMTHEVMRQFITEQEIQLVIDAAHPFAAVLHKTIGEVTAELGIPVIRYERRYSERTGQVIECASYEEMIAKLEAQPCHRLLALTGVNTIAPLKPFWSRHESYFRILDREDSREKAEAAGFPFDHIVYFQPGEDQELFDRIQPDAVITKESGESGFFDEKIAPALAAGVPVYMITRPALPEHYQYVYGPVGLRKAVQRLAPDFFPLKTGFTTGSTATAATMAALHALLHDGEALEQATIILPSGEEVELPVELVEPTERGYRARARKYSGDDPDVTHLAEIYSEVVLTEEHSGIRFLQGEGVGRVTLPGLGLEIGGPAINRVPRSMMEAVVRRAYPVGGVDITISIPTGRELAVKTFNPRLGILDGISIVGTSGVVKPFSSEAFIASIVRQVDVALALGADTVVINSGAKSEKYLKGAFPELPFQSFIQYGNFIGETLEKLSTLSVPKVYMGIMLGKAVKLAEGNMDTHSRKVVMNKEFIHRMAEEAGCSEAAHSLIDGLTLARELWNGLSPEDLDRLMLRVVDACYEASSRLVPDSELSLLLIDDEGNIRYTYPHDFLSQR, from the coding sequence ATGATACTTATCTTCGGTGGCACGACGGAGGGACGCATCGTATGTGGCGTCCTCGATGAGTCGGGCAAAGAATACTATTACTCTACCAAGGGAGCCTTCCAGGAGCTCGAGATGGTACACGGCAAGCGTGTCTCGGGCGCGATGACGCATGAGGTGATGCGCCAGTTCATCACCGAGCAGGAGATACAGCTCGTCATAGACGCGGCGCATCCCTTCGCTGCCGTCCTCCACAAGACGATCGGTGAGGTGACGGCCGAGCTCGGCATCCCTGTCATCCGCTACGAGCGACGCTACAGCGAGCGCACGGGGCAGGTCATCGAGTGCGCCAGCTATGAGGAGATGATCGCCAAGCTCGAGGCGCAGCCCTGCCATCGGCTCCTTGCGCTGACGGGCGTCAATACCATCGCTCCGCTCAAGCCCTTCTGGTCGCGCCACGAGAGCTACTTCCGCATCCTCGACCGAGAAGACTCGCGGGAGAAGGCAGAGGCAGCAGGCTTTCCCTTCGACCATATCGTCTACTTCCAGCCAGGGGAGGACCAGGAGCTCTTCGACCGCATACAGCCCGACGCCGTCATTACCAAGGAGAGCGGAGAGAGTGGCTTCTTCGACGAGAAGATCGCCCCTGCCCTCGCTGCGGGCGTCCCCGTATATATGATCACGCGCCCGGCTCTGCCCGAGCACTACCAGTATGTCTACGGCCCCGTAGGGCTGCGCAAGGCTGTGCAGCGCCTTGCCCCTGATTTCTTCCCGCTCAAGACGGGCTTCACCACTGGAAGTACTGCCACGGCGGCGACCATGGCGGCACTGCACGCCCTGCTCCATGACGGAGAGGCGCTAGAGCAGGCTACGATCATCCTGCCCTCAGGGGAGGAGGTCGAGCTCCCCGTCGAGCTCGTCGAGCCCACAGAGCGCGGCTACCGAGCTCGCGCCCGTAAGTACTCGGGCGACGACCCCGACGTCACCCATCTGGCAGAGATCTACTCGGAGGTCGTACTGACCGAGGAGCACAGCGGCATACGCTTCCTGCAGGGCGAGGGCGTAGGGCGCGTCACCCTCCCAGGCCTAGGCCTCGAGATCGGCGGCCCAGCTATCAACCGCGTGCCACGCAGCATGATGGAGGCCGTCGTGCGCCGTGCCTACCCCGTGGGAGGTGTAGATATCACCATCAGCATCCCTACGGGCCGCGAACTGGCCGTCAAGACCTTCAACCCCCGCCTGGGTATCCTCGACGGGATCTCCATCGTCGGCACCTCGGGCGTCGTCAAGCCCTTCTCCTCGGAGGCCTTCATCGCCTCCATCGTACGTCAAGTAGATGTGGCGCTGGCCCTAGGCGCTGATACCGTCGTGATCAATTCGGGCGCTAAGAGCGAGAAGTACCTCAAGGGAGCCTTCCCCGAGCTGCCCTTCCAGTCCTTCATCCAGTACGGCAACTTCATCGGGGAGACCCTCGAGAAGCTCTCCACCCTCTCCGTCCCCAAGGTCTACATGGGTATCATGCTCGGCAAGGCGGTAAAGCTCGCCGAGGGCAATATGGACACCCACAGCCGCAAGGTCGTGATGAATAAGGAGTTCATCCACCGAATGGCCGAGGAGGCGGGTTGTAGCGAGGCAGCGCACAGCCTTATTGATGGGCTCACGCTGGCCCGTGAGCTGTGGAACGGACTCAGTCCCGAGGACCTCGACCGACTGATGCTGCGCGTCGTCGACGCCTGCTACGAGGCCTCGAGCCGCCTTGTCCCAGACTCTGAGCTCTCCCTGCTCCTGATTGACGACGAGGGGAACATCCGCTACACCTACCCCCACGACTTCCTCTCCCAGCGCTAG
- the cbiB gene encoding adenosylcobinamide-phosphate synthase CbiB translates to MPILLGVLPMFLAFLLDRRLGDPEGAPHPIITFGRWIAWGERRFNQGTHRRLKGALYNGLLVLLVFALGSLLSGMVLFFAFSIVPYLLYIALCFYMLAGRTLEREVKAVFTAADQGLEEGRRQVARIVGRDTSQLSDQEVRKAALETLAENLSDGVIAPMLSWAFLGLPGILSYKMINTQDSMVGYLTSRYRAYGYFSAKLDDLVNLLPARLTMLLMLLASGDLALLRKVWRHGGRHLSPNSGYPEAALAFALGLRFGGPHEYHGELIDKPYIGENDRAILPQDVDDAIAITRRASWMGLVLCLLIRTVVLALLSFVLFVLFCGALAEALAAFD, encoded by the coding sequence ATCCCTATCCTCCTTGGGGTACTACCCATGTTCCTCGCCTTTCTCCTCGATCGCAGGCTGGGGGATCCCGAGGGCGCACCACATCCCATCATCACCTTCGGGCGCTGGATCGCCTGGGGCGAAAGGCGCTTCAATCAAGGCACGCACCGACGTCTCAAGGGAGCGCTGTATAATGGGCTGCTCGTCCTCCTGGTCTTCGCCCTAGGCTCCCTTCTCTCGGGGATGGTCCTCTTCTTCGCCTTCTCCATCGTGCCCTACCTGCTGTACATCGCCCTCTGCTTCTATATGTTGGCGGGGCGTACCCTAGAGCGGGAGGTCAAGGCTGTCTTCACGGCCGCCGATCAGGGACTAGAGGAAGGACGAAGGCAGGTAGCGCGTATCGTCGGGCGCGATACCTCGCAGCTCAGCGACCAAGAGGTACGCAAGGCCGCCCTCGAGACCCTCGCGGAGAACCTCAGTGATGGAGTCATCGCGCCCATGCTCTCCTGGGCCTTCCTCGGACTGCCTGGTATCCTCAGCTACAAGATGATCAATACGCAGGACTCCATGGTCGGTTACCTCACCAGCCGCTACCGCGCCTACGGCTACTTCTCGGCAAAGCTCGACGACCTGGTAAACCTCCTGCCCGCTCGCCTGACGATGCTGCTGATGCTCCTCGCCTCGGGCGATCTCGCGCTCCTGCGTAAGGTATGGCGTCACGGAGGGCGCCACCTGAGCCCCAATTCGGGCTACCCCGAGGCCGCCCTAGCCTTTGCCCTCGGTCTGCGCTTCGGAGGCCCACACGAGTACCACGGCGAACTGATCGACAAGCCCTATATCGGGGAGAACGACCGCGCCATCCTGCCTCAGGACGTAGACGACGCGATCGCGATCACTCGCCGAGCCTCCTGGATGGGCCTCGTCCTCTGCCTCCTCATCCGTACCGTGGTACTGGCGCTGCTGAGCTTCGTCCTATTCGTCCTTTTCTGTGGAGCCCTTGCTGAAGCCTTAGCGGCGTTCGACTAG